From Rutidosis leptorrhynchoides isolate AG116_Rl617_1_P2 chromosome 3, CSIRO_AGI_Rlap_v1, whole genome shotgun sequence, a single genomic window includes:
- the LOC139899189 gene encoding probable serine/threonine-protein kinase PBL25 produces MGCFSCLPRHEHNCFSCFSTLGSSDGKKRNMNCFSCFMTREGKKRNMNCFPGFWTRDATHGTKDSRIRKMNRFSCFQAQDSTKGKTRKMKCFACFQTQDSTEGKKGNMNCFSCFQVQYSKLKRRNKKRTKRRKINLFTCVPKKDSTEGKTRNLRWKPRFPVQQMKRCKWLRKRERKRQCVSFIPFKNKKRASADVDSPKRVGKEAKKYKANVNNNMAAKTFTFKELEIATKNFNEECLLGEGGFGRVYKGQLERTGEIVAVKQLNRNGRQGNKEFLVEVMMLGHLCHTNLVKLIGYCADGDKRLLVYEYMSSGSLENHLLDLPRGKSPLSWSTRMKVAMHTAQGLEYLHETNNPPIIYRDLKSPNILLDDDFNAKLSDFGLATLGPFGDKTSRVMGTLGYCAPEYQKRGKLSVKTDIYSYGVVLLELITGRRAVDLTRKSEELHLVRWAEMRINNPQKYSELVDPLLEGNYPKAELSHMVAIATMCINNDASLRPSISDVVTSFASLVQVPIPLID; encoded by the exons ATGGGCTGTTTTTCGTGTCTGCCGAGACATGAACATAACTGTTTTTCATGCTTTTCAACATTAGGTTCTTCGGATGGAAAGAAACGAAATATGAATTGTTTTTCGTGTTTTATGACACGAGAAGGGAAGAAACGAAACATGAATTGCTTCCCAGGTTTTTGGACTAGGGATGCAACACATGGAACAAAAGATTCAAGGATACGGAAGATGAATCGCTTTTCATGTTTCCAGGCACAAGATTCTACCAAAGGAAAGACACGAAAGATGAAATGTTTTGCATGTTTCCAAACACAAGATTCTACTGAAGGGAAGAAGGGAAACATGaattgtttttcatgttttcaagtCCAATATTCAAAACTAAAAAGGAGAAATAAGAAACGAACAAAAAGAAGAAAAATTAATTTGTTTACGTGTGTTCCAAAGAAAGATTCGACAGAAGGGAAAACGCGGAATTTGAGATGGAAACCACGTTTCCCCGTTCAACAGATGAAACGTTGTAAATGGTTGAGAAAGAGAGAAAGGAAACGCCAATGTGTATCGTTCATTCCATTTA AAAATAAGAAAAGGGCATCGGCCGACGTGGACTCCCCTAAAAGGGTCGGTAaagaagctaaaaagtacaaggctAACGTTAACAACAATATGGCAGCTAAAACCTTCACCTTTAAGGAGCTAGAGATAGCGACAAAGAACTTCAATGAAGAATGTCTTCTAGGAGAAGGTGGATTTGGGCGGGTTTATAAAGGACAACTTGAAAGAACCGGCGAG ATTGTAGCTGTGAAGCAACTAAATCGCAATGGAAGACAAGGAAACAAAGAATTTCTTGTCGAGGTTATGATGTTGGGCCATCTTTGTCATACGAATTTGGTTAAATTGATTGGATATTGCGCAGATGGAGATAAAAGACTGCTTGTATACGAGTATATGTCGTCTGGTTCTCTGGAAAACCATCTACTGG ATCTTCCACGGGGAAAAAGTCCGCTCAGTTGGTCAACAAGGATGAAAGTAGCGATGCATACCGCACAAGGTCTAGAATATTTGCACGAGACAAACAATCCACCAATTATCTATCGAGACTTAAAGTCGCCCAACATACTGCTTGATGATGATTTTAATGCAAAACTGTCTGATTTCGGGTTAGCCACGCTTGGTCCATTTGGGGACAAGACATCGAGAGTGATGGGAACACTTGGATATTGTGCACCCGAGTATCAAAAGAGAGGTAAGTTAAGTGTAAAGACCGATATTTACAGTTATGGAGTCGTGTTATTGGAGCTAATTACGGGAAGAAGAGCTGTTGATTTGACAAGGAAAAGTGAAGAATTGCATCTTGTTCGATGG GCCGAAATGAGGATTAATAACCCGCAAAAATACTCGGAATTGGTTGATCCACTTCTTGAAGGAAATTACCCGAAGGCTGAATTAAGCCATATGGTAGCCATAGCAACCATGTGTATTAATAACGATGCATCATTACGTCCATCTATCAGTGATGTTGTAACGTCTTTTGCTTCCCTCGTGCAGGTCCCAATACCATTAATAGACTAG
- the LOC139899190 gene encoding uncharacterized protein encodes MAEEGYKVSLHAYDLSGGLARQLSMSFLGKAIEAIWHTGVVVYGTEYFFGGGIQQIPAGTAPYGSPIRVIDLGVTHVPKDVFEMYLQEISPRYTAETYSLMNHNCNNFSNEVAQFLVGATIPEYILNLPNEVMSSPMGALIMPMIQNLETTLRAGAVPQAPQFINPSPVRNTPPTSKKADTSSESLANASATSCDAKSKAKDEVPPAVVPAGTQQEKPVVADPLGDARSKVQEEIGKEFAAIMASGTFRASEAAAIATKKVMQKYGHMNAAQS; translated from the exons ATGGCTGAG GAGGGTTACAAGGTGAGTTTGCATGCATATGATTTAAGCGGAGGGTTAGCTCGCCAGCTCTCCATGTCATTCTTAGGGAAGGCTATTGAAGCTATTTG gcACACTGGTGTGGTGGTATATGGCACCGAGTACTTTTTTGGTGGTGGTATCCAACAAATTCCAGCCGGAACAGCACCATATGGATCTCCAATTCGCGTGATTGATCTTGGTGTCACTCATGTCCCAAAAGATGTGTTTGAGATGTATTTACAGGAGATAAGTCCACGTTACACGGCTGAAACTTACAGTTTAATGAACCACAACTGTAACAATTTTAGCAATGAGGTTGCACAGTTTTTGGTGGGGGCCACTATCCCTGAGTACATCCTCAACCTCCCTAATGAAGTCATGAGTAGTCCAATGGGTGCTCTTATAA TGCCCATGATCCAGAATCTTGAGACCACATTGCGAGCAGGTGCTGTTCCACAAGCTCCTCAGTTTATTAATCCATCTCCAGTTCGTAATACGCCCCCGACAAGCAAAAAGGCCGATACGTCTTCCGAAAGCCTTGCAAATGCTAGTGCGACCAGCTGTGATGCAAAGTCGAAGGCTAAAGATGAGGTTCCGCCAGCTGTCGTGCCAGCTGGCACACAACAAGAGAAACCAGTAGTAGCTGATCCTCTTGGAGATGCAAGAAGCAAAGTTCAAGAAGAAATTGGGAAAGAGTTTGCGGCTATCATGGCTAGCGGAACGTTCCGTGCAAGTGAAGCTGCAGCCATTGCAACCAAGAAGGTTATGCAGAAATATGGCCACATGAATGCTGCACAAAGCTGA